From a single Okeanomitos corallinicola TIOX110 genomic region:
- a CDS encoding CHAT domain-containing protein, with protein sequence MNKQHNKSHLNLIKKLINCADKREINEIIRNNFDDINVNFLRMLQQEGVRLQEEDNNDKGNLLKDIVRQLAEFLGIEKDELRIAEIESSKLPLKIESNKNSNVKSINSIDKDDLINRNDRQLAFLNEVLQILQKIIKDQRNPQEIYPFLQNNINHFNENFIQTINNCANIYLVRKSGNNAQEFAALIVELGILINQFPLGDKAINLEIGIACYQAALQVYQRDQFPQEWAAIQDNLSINYRNRIKGNKADNLEKAILACENALQIWRKNSQSWANTLMNLGNIYCNRIKGNKTDNIEQAIVAYDNALQILTKKVFPREWADIQDNLANAYQTRIKGDEADNLEKAIECYHKALEVRTFDSLLLKWAETHNNLGNTYGRRIKGDKANNIEKAIECYHNTLQIITQEEFPQTWAELQNNIVRIYNIRIKGNKADNLEKAISACENALQVFTQKAFPQDWAITQTNLGSTYNSRIKGDKADNLEKAILAFENALQIITKETLPQNWSITHNSLAIAYSKRIKGDRTDNLEKAIQSFRNSLQVETPDNFPIQCLIHSSNLGNLGFKEGNWKLAIEGYSNAIEALENTRSETMSEIRRQETMAEAIGVYQNIVQSLVNLGQIDKAIEYAERSKNRNLVELLANRDLYPKGDISQTVIIELDKLRKEIVKEEKQLATKEMSDNLAILTAEGRQQQYQPQIPNRSRLNQLKQQLEELITSHITPIDPTFSLTQKVEPISFNDIKTLTSENKAIIQWYITNDKILTFIIAADSEQPIIKQFPSEDRQALIEEINNYLNLYRTEAKQEWQNQLESILENFAQYLHLNEIISELPQKCNSLILIPHLFIHLLPIHALKATRKQKDETIFTGYLLDLFPNQISYAPSCQLLQIVKSQERDNFNNLFGIQNPTDDLQYTDIEVDTIRQLFKPNDKVLVKDHATKENLNQQNLNQTSYSHFSSHGYFNFQEPLKSALILANSNTQIQENVNQDSKNFTRSPQNQILDLEKCLTLGEIFNLDLRNCYLVTLSACETGLTDLGNVSDEYISLPSGFLFAGCTNVVSSLWAVNDLSTAFLMIKFYQNHKQENLPVTKALNEAQKWLRDVSKLELQTWIEENQLPLKPAIRMNLRRRLYKLKDDVKPFKSPFYWAAFCAIGQ encoded by the coding sequence ATGTTACAACAAGAAGGAGTAAGATTGCAGGAGGAAGATAATAATGATAAGGGAAATTTACTAAAAGATATAGTTAGACAGTTGGCTGAGTTTTTAGGTATAGAAAAGGACGAGTTAAGGATTGCCGAAATTGAGTCCAGTAAATTACCTTTAAAAATAGAAAGCAACAAAAACTCTAATGTTAAAAGTATAAACTCTATTGATAAAGATGATTTAATTAATCGTAATGATAGGCAACTAGCATTTCTCAATGAGGTCTTACAGATATTACAAAAAATAATAAAAGACCAGAGAAATCCGCAAGAAATATATCCTTTTTTGCAGAACAATATTAATCATTTCAATGAAAATTTTATCCAAACTATAAATAATTGTGCAAATATTTATTTAGTACGAAAATCAGGAAATAATGCTCAAGAATTTGCAGCATTAATAGTGGAATTAGGTATTTTAATTAATCAATTTCCTTTAGGAGATAAAGCAATTAATTTAGAGATTGGAATTGCTTGCTACCAAGCAGCTTTACAAGTTTACCAGCGAGATCAATTTCCTCAAGAATGGGCAGCTATTCAAGATAATCTGTCAATTAACTATAGAAATAGAATAAAAGGAAATAAAGCTGATAATTTAGAAAAAGCAATCTTAGCTTGTGAAAACGCTCTACAAATTTGGAGAAAAAATTCACAAAGTTGGGCAAACACGCTAATGAATCTGGGAAATATTTATTGTAATAGAATAAAAGGAAATAAAACTGATAATATTGAGCAAGCAATTGTAGCTTATGATAATGCGTTACAAATACTTACAAAAAAAGTATTTCCGCGAGAATGGGCAGATATTCAAGACAATCTTGCTAATGCATATCAAACAAGAATCAAAGGAGATGAAGCTGATAACCTAGAGAAAGCAATTGAATGTTATCATAAGGCACTGGAAGTTCGTACCTTCGATTCTTTGTTATTAAAATGGGCAGAAACTCATAATAATCTAGGAAATACTTATGGTCGTAGAATAAAAGGGGATAAAGCTAATAACATAGAGAAAGCAATTGAATGCTATCACAATACTCTCCAAATTATTACTCAAGAGGAATTTCCTCAAACTTGGGCAGAGCTTCAAAATAATATAGTTAGAATTTATAATATAAGAATAAAAGGAAATAAAGCTGATAATTTAGAAAAAGCAATCTCAGCTTGTGAAAACGCTCTACAAGTATTTACGCAAAAGGCATTTCCTCAAGATTGGGCAATTACTCAAACAAATTTAGGAAGTACTTACAATAGCAGAATAAAAGGGGATAAAGCTGATAATTTAGAAAAAGCCATTTTAGCTTTTGAAAATGCTTTGCAAATAATTACAAAAGAAACATTGCCTCAAAATTGGTCAATTACTCATAATAGTCTTGCTATAGCTTATAGTAAAAGAATAAAAGGAGATAGAACTGATAATTTAGAAAAAGCGATCCAATCTTTTCGTAATTCTTTACAAGTTGAAACTCCTGACAATTTTCCCATCCAATGCTTAATACATAGTAGTAATCTAGGTAATTTAGGCTTCAAAGAAGGTAACTGGAAACTAGCGATAGAAGGTTACAGTAATGCTATTGAAGCATTAGAAAACACTCGCAGTGAAACGATGTCCGAAATTCGCCGTCAAGAAACTATGGCAGAAGCAATAGGAGTTTATCAAAATATTGTCCAATCTCTCGTTAACTTGGGTCAAATAGATAAAGCCATAGAATATGCGGAACGGAGTAAAAACCGTAATTTAGTTGAGCTTTTAGCTAACCGTGATTTATACCCTAAAGGAGACATTTCTCAAACTGTTATCATCGAATTGGATAAGCTTCGTAAAGAAATTGTTAAAGAAGAAAAACAACTCGCTACCAAAGAAATGAGTGATAATTTGGCTATATTGACGGCGGAAGGAAGACAACAACAATATCAACCCCAAATACCAAACCGCAGCAGGCTCAATCAACTCAAACAACAGTTAGAAGAATTAATTACCAGTCATATTACTCCCATAGATCCAACTTTTAGCCTTACCCAAAAAGTTGAACCCATTTCGTTTAACGATATTAAAACCCTAACTTCTGAGAATAAAGCCATTATTCAGTGGTACATTACCAACGATAAAATTCTTACTTTTATTATTGCTGCTGATAGTGAGCAGCCAATTATTAAACAATTTCCTTCTGAAGACAGACAGGCTTTAATTGAAGAGATAAATAACTATCTCAATCTCTACCGTACCGAAGCTAAACAAGAGTGGCAAAATCAACTGGAATCTATATTAGAGAATTTCGCTCAATATCTTCATTTAAATGAAATAATTTCCGAGCTTCCTCAAAAATGTAATAGCCTAATTTTAATTCCCCACCTTTTTATACATCTATTGCCTATTCATGCTTTGAAAGCAACCAGAAAACAAAAAGACGAAACAATTTTTACTGGATACTTATTAGACTTATTCCCTAATCAAATTAGTTATGCTCCAAGTTGTCAATTATTACAAATAGTTAAAAGCCAAGAACGAGACAATTTTAATAACCTATTCGGCATCCAAAACCCCACAGATGATTTGCAATATACTGACATCGAAGTTGATACCATTCGTCAGCTATTTAAACCTAATGACAAAGTTTTAGTTAAAGATCATGCCACCAAGGAAAATCTAAATCAGCAAAATCTTAATCAAACTAGCTATAGCCACTTTTCTTCTCATGGCTATTTTAACTTCCAAGAACCCCTTAAATCTGCCTTGATTCTCGCTAATTCTAATACACAAATACAAGAAAATGTAAACCAAGATTCAAAAAATTTTACTCGTTCACCTCAAAATCAAATCCTAGATTTAGAAAAATGTCTAACATTAGGAGAAATCTTTAACCTAGACTTAAGAAATTGTTACCTTGTTACTCTTTCTGCTTGCGAAACAGGATTAACTGACTTGGGTAATGTTAGTGATGAATATATTTCTCTACCCAGTGGCTTTTTATTTGCAGGATGTACTAATGTCGTTAGTAGTTTATGGGCTGTAAATGACCTTTCTACTGCTTTTTTAATGATTAAGTTCTATCAAAATCATAAGCAAGAAAACTTACCTGTTACAAAAGCTTTAAATGAAGCTCAAAAATGGCTCAGAGATGTAAGTAAATTGGAATTACAAACCTGGATTGAGGAAAACCAGTTACCATTAAAACCAGCGATTAGAATGAATCTGCGTCGTCGTCTGTACAAGTTGAAAGATGATGTTAAACCTTTTAAATCACCTTTCTACTGGGCGGCATTTTGTGCGATCGGTCAATAA